In the genome of Telluria beijingensis, one region contains:
- a CDS encoding TonB-dependent receptor, whose product MKRYAPGFATPELSCAFPHASRNAAGTSGRRFVLRATVAALAGAGLLSAATVGAQEVAPAATATASAPSNAENNAARAGDDRNAAVVTVTGTRQAAQSAQNIKRNAEQVLDSIVADDIGKFPDKNVAEILGRVPGVQVIRQNGEAGNVVIRGLGGIKTLYNGREMFTAAGRSLFLADVPVAMLQRVDVYKSQGADMVEGGTSGVIDVRTNRPFDFKGAQAAVNVRGEHRDKADRIDPNVSGLLSNRWKSGIGEIGVLGGLSYQRGRYHDETAFVGEPRTLDSGVIGAPSMGRVMTGGDRERLAGNLSVQWRPSRDLEVYAETFSTRIEHDSQSIFFVGDLPINNPGSTVTTMPGSNYLGSISHPNVNTFTLSSTQGRRESSEGHQAAVGAIWSAMPGVRVSTELVRTISKHDMKNPILDTVMDRSKAIHAEVRDGGGYLEYPGTDMTDPANWTMFALFDNHNRSRGAANDWRGDVAWTPENDGFFKEVSAGVRYAERDANFVHELNGHSPAPNLWSPNAIKVTDFPGLNCTSPKTGGNYGMNQFYAPCVDYLLDHTGDIRQAIRGDRDPRPDNPQSFFEDEEKTSAVYLKTNFGFDAWSLPIDGTAGVRYVKTKQRISGYSARDGVLSPITVSSTTNDVLPSLSMRAHFRQDLIGRLSASKAIERAPFADYNPGLALFPSTTTTLATGTAGNPDLKPQESRNVDVALEWYFAPAGSITGTLFQHDYDNYLRRSARPEVHDGETYNVSRPYNAVEGKLKGAELAYQQFYTQLPGWLGGLGMQANVTWMDGGLAEADGTINTFAGMSKLSANLVALYEYGKWSARVAYSWRDKFTAEYNYRALPYNIVVDPLKTLDASVSYKLTDSLTLTLDGSNLLDQAYHDYHSVPQLPRDVRRYDRVVGLALRWRN is encoded by the coding sequence ATGAAACGGTATGCACCGGGCTTTGCCACGCCTGAACTTTCCTGCGCTTTCCCCCACGCTTCCCGCAATGCCGCCGGCACGTCTGGCCGGCGCTTCGTCCTGCGCGCCACCGTCGCCGCCTTGGCCGGCGCCGGCCTGCTGAGCGCCGCCACCGTCGGCGCCCAGGAAGTCGCCCCTGCTGCCACCGCCACGGCGAGCGCGCCATCGAATGCCGAAAACAACGCCGCCCGCGCCGGGGACGACCGCAACGCGGCCGTGGTGACCGTTACCGGTACCCGCCAGGCAGCCCAGAGCGCCCAGAACATCAAGCGCAATGCCGAGCAGGTGCTCGACTCGATCGTGGCCGACGACATCGGCAAGTTCCCGGATAAAAACGTGGCCGAGATCCTGGGCCGGGTGCCGGGCGTGCAGGTGATCCGCCAGAACGGCGAGGCCGGCAACGTCGTGATCCGCGGCCTGGGCGGCATCAAGACCCTGTACAACGGCCGCGAGATGTTCACCGCGGCGGGCCGCAGCCTGTTCCTGGCCGACGTGCCGGTGGCCATGCTGCAGCGGGTCGACGTCTACAAGTCGCAGGGCGCCGACATGGTCGAAGGCGGCACCTCGGGTGTGATCGACGTGCGCACCAACCGGCCGTTCGACTTCAAGGGCGCGCAGGCGGCCGTCAACGTGCGCGGCGAGCACCGCGACAAGGCCGACCGGATCGACCCCAACGTCTCGGGCCTGCTGTCGAACCGCTGGAAGAGCGGCATTGGCGAGATCGGCGTGCTGGGCGGCCTGTCGTACCAGCGCGGCCGCTACCACGACGAAACCGCCTTCGTCGGCGAGCCGCGCACCCTCGACAGCGGCGTGATCGGGGCGCCGTCGATGGGCCGCGTGATGACCGGCGGCGACCGCGAACGCCTGGCCGGCAACCTGTCGGTCCAGTGGCGCCCGTCGCGCGACCTCGAAGTCTATGCCGAGACCTTCTCGACCCGCATCGAGCACGACTCGCAGAGCATCTTCTTCGTCGGCGACCTGCCGATCAACAACCCGGGTTCGACGGTGACGACGATGCCGGGCTCGAACTACCTGGGGTCGATCAGCCACCCGAACGTGAACACCTTCACCCTGAGCTCGACCCAGGGGCGGCGCGAATCCTCAGAAGGCCACCAGGCGGCGGTCGGCGCGATCTGGTCGGCGATGCCCGGCGTGCGCGTGAGCACCGAACTGGTACGCACGATCAGCAAGCACGACATGAAGAACCCGATCCTGGACACCGTCATGGACCGTTCCAAGGCGATCCATGCCGAAGTGCGCGACGGCGGCGGCTACCTGGAATACCCGGGCACCGACATGACCGATCCGGCCAACTGGACCATGTTCGCCCTGTTCGACAACCACAACCGCTCGCGTGGCGCCGCCAACGACTGGCGCGGCGACGTCGCCTGGACCCCCGAGAACGACGGCTTCTTCAAGGAAGTCAGCGCCGGCGTGCGCTACGCCGAGCGCGACGCCAACTTCGTCCACGAACTCAATGGCCACTCGCCGGCTCCCAACCTGTGGTCGCCCAATGCGATCAAGGTCACCGACTTCCCGGGCCTGAACTGCACCAGCCCCAAGACCGGCGGCAACTACGGCATGAACCAGTTCTATGCGCCGTGCGTGGACTACCTGCTGGACCACACCGGCGACATCCGCCAGGCGATCCGCGGCGACCGCGATCCGCGGCCGGACAATCCGCAGTCGTTCTTCGAGGACGAGGAAAAGACCAGCGCCGTCTACCTCAAGACCAACTTCGGTTTCGACGCCTGGTCGCTGCCGATCGACGGCACCGCCGGCGTGCGCTACGTGAAGACCAAGCAGCGCATCAGCGGCTACTCGGCGCGCGATGGCGTGCTGTCGCCGATCACGGTGTCGTCCACCACCAACGACGTGCTCCCGAGCCTGTCGATGCGCGCCCACTTCAGGCAAGACCTGATCGGCCGCCTGTCGGCCAGCAAGGCGATCGAGCGCGCGCCGTTCGCCGACTACAATCCAGGCCTGGCGCTGTTCCCGTCGACCACCACCACGCTGGCCACCGGCACCGCGGGCAACCCGGACCTCAAGCCGCAAGAGTCGCGCAACGTCGACGTCGCCCTGGAATGGTATTTCGCGCCGGCCGGCTCGATCACCGGCACGCTGTTCCAGCACGACTACGACAACTACCTGCGCCGCAGCGCGCGGCCCGAAGTGCACGATGGCGAAACGTATAACGTCAGCCGTCCGTACAACGCGGTCGAGGGCAAGTTGAAGGGCGCCGAACTGGCCTACCAGCAGTTCTATACCCAGTTGCCGGGCTGGCTGGGCGGGCTGGGCATGCAGGCCAACGTGACCTGGATGGATGGCGGCCTGGCGGAAGCCGACGGCACCATCAATACCTTTGCCGGCATGTCGAAGCTGTCGGCCAACCTGGTGGCGCTGTACGAATACGGCAAGTGGTCGGCGCGCGTGGCCTACAGCTGGCGCGACAAGTTCACCGCCGAGTACAACTACCGCGCGCTGCCGTACAACATCGTGGTCGATCCGCTCAAGACGCTGGACGCCTCGGTCTCGTACAAGCTGACCGACAGCCTGACCCTGACGCTCGACGGCAGCAACCTGCTGGACCAGGCCTACCACGACTACCACAGCGTGCCGCAGCTGCCGCGCGACGTGCGGCGCTACGACCGGGTGGTGGGGCTGGCCCTGAGGTGGCGTAACTGA
- a CDS encoding MFS transporter, with protein sequence MQTQKLSTLEKVGFGAGDMALNVVISSMMLIITFFYTDIYGLRTADLAALFVAVKVVGAVADLVMGQVNDAVLTRWGRYRPWLLLLAVPYGLSVFLVFSTPDWDYDAKLVWAYSTYILMTLMTAGVGIPYISLISGLTSDPQQRLSANGYRLFFAKVGAFMVTIVVPILANEWGGANPAAGYQAAMALMAAVGVLLFVFCFFTTTERVVHKVEKQPLMEQVRVLMKNDQWLILCAVCVTGTIGYVIRGSVAIYYAKYYLGGDTATVSAFLSTGVAAAILAMVVSTWTTKFYCKVKLFRNSQILVAVLSLMIYFLVQPGDMVMAFVLYFLLSLVVDLHAPVFWSAIAETIDYGQVKTGKRVSGFAFGGISVCQKAGMAVAGGMVGVLLDYFNYQPNQEQSALALQGIALMLSVIPGFFHFLMGLLMFKYRISDDYYSTVKEDMRAQGYATT encoded by the coding sequence GTGCAAACCCAAAAACTCTCGACCCTCGAAAAAGTCGGTTTCGGCGCCGGCGACATGGCGCTCAATGTGGTGATCTCGTCGATGATGTTGATCATCACCTTCTTCTACACCGATATCTACGGCCTGCGCACCGCCGACCTGGCGGCGCTGTTCGTCGCGGTCAAGGTGGTGGGGGCGGTGGCCGACCTGGTGATGGGGCAGGTCAACGACGCGGTGCTGACGCGCTGGGGACGCTATCGGCCATGGCTGCTGCTGCTCGCGGTGCCGTATGGCCTGTCGGTGTTCCTGGTCTTCAGCACGCCGGACTGGGACTATGACGCCAAGCTGGTCTGGGCCTACTCGACCTATATCCTGATGACGCTGATGACGGCCGGCGTCGGCATCCCGTACATCTCGCTGATCAGCGGCCTGACCTCGGACCCGCAGCAGCGCCTGTCGGCCAACGGCTACCGCCTGTTCTTCGCCAAGGTCGGCGCCTTCATGGTGACCATCGTGGTGCCGATCCTGGCCAACGAATGGGGCGGCGCCAATCCGGCGGCCGGCTACCAGGCCGCGATGGCGCTGATGGCGGCGGTGGGCGTGCTCCTGTTCGTATTCTGCTTCTTCACCACCACCGAACGCGTGGTGCACAAGGTCGAGAAGCAGCCGCTGATGGAACAGGTGCGGGTCTTGATGAAGAACGACCAGTGGCTGATCCTGTGCGCCGTGTGCGTGACCGGTACCATCGGCTATGTGATCCGCGGCTCGGTCGCGATCTACTACGCCAAATACTACCTGGGCGGCGATACCGCTACCGTCTCGGCCTTCCTGTCGACCGGCGTGGCGGCCGCGATCCTGGCCATGGTGGTGTCGACCTGGACCACCAAGTTCTATTGCAAGGTCAAGCTGTTCCGCAACTCGCAGATCCTGGTCGCGGTGCTCAGCCTGATGATCTACTTCCTGGTGCAGCCGGGCGATATGGTGATGGCCTTCGTGCTGTACTTCCTGCTGTCGCTGGTGGTCGACCTGCACGCGCCGGTGTTCTGGTCGGCGATCGCCGAGACCATCGACTACGGCCAGGTCAAGACCGGCAAGCGCGTCTCGGGCTTCGCCTTCGGTGGCATCTCGGTATGCCAGAAGGCCGGCATGGCGGTCGCCGGCGGCATGGTGGGCGTGCTGCTCGATTATTTCAACTACCAGCCGAACCAGGAGCAGTCGGCGCTGGCGCTGCAGGGCATCGCGCTGATGCTGTCGGTGATTCCGGGCTTCTTCCACTTCCTGATGGGGCTCCTGATGTTCAAGTACCGGATCAGCGACGACTACTACAGCACCGTCAAAGAAGACATGCGCGCCCAGGGCTACGCGACCACCTGA
- a CDS encoding glycoside hydrolase family 43 protein translates to MQETILKPLIEQRADPYIYKHTDGYYYFTASVPLYDRIELRRATTIAGLADAPTVDAWTKPDTGPYSELVWAPELHFNQGAWYVYFAAAPSREIKHKLFQHRMYAIRNTNANPLEGEWEFMGQVDTGIDSFCLDATTFTHKGQLYYLWAQKDYEIEGNSNLYIAPMKTPWQIEGKPILLSKPEHDWETIGFWVNEGPSVLRRNGKIFISYSASATDHNYAMGLLWADEDADLLDPAAWTKSAQPVLRTCYDHGVYGPGHNSFTYAEDDDTVMLVYHARTYTEIVGDPLWNPDRHTFVKPLRWDEQGMPVFGRPSTY, encoded by the coding sequence ATGCAAGAGACGATCCTCAAACCGCTGATCGAGCAACGCGCCGATCCCTACATCTATAAACATACCGACGGCTACTACTATTTCACCGCCTCGGTCCCGCTGTACGACCGCATCGAGCTGCGCCGCGCCACCACCATCGCCGGCCTGGCCGACGCGCCGACGGTCGACGCCTGGACCAAGCCCGATACCGGCCCGTACTCCGAACTGGTCTGGGCCCCCGAGCTGCATTTCAACCAGGGCGCCTGGTACGTGTACTTCGCCGCCGCGCCGAGCCGCGAGATCAAGCACAAGCTATTCCAGCACCGCATGTACGCGATCCGCAACACCAACGCCAACCCGCTCGAAGGCGAGTGGGAATTCATGGGCCAGGTGGATACCGGTATCGACAGCTTCTGCCTGGACGCCACCACCTTCACCCACAAGGGCCAGCTGTACTACCTGTGGGCCCAAAAGGACTACGAGATCGAGGGCAATTCGAACCTGTACATCGCGCCGATGAAGACACCGTGGCAGATCGAGGGCAAGCCTATCCTGCTCAGCAAGCCGGAACACGACTGGGAAACCATCGGCTTCTGGGTCAACGAGGGCCCGTCGGTGCTGCGCCGCAACGGCAAGATCTTCATCAGCTACTCGGCCAGCGCCACCGATCACAACTACGCAATGGGCCTGCTGTGGGCCGACGAGGATGCCGACCTGCTGGACCCGGCCGCGTGGACCAAATCGGCGCAGCCCGTTTTGCGTACGTGCTACGATCACGGCGTCTATGGCCCGGGACACAACAGCTTCACTTATGCCGAGGACGACGACACCGTCATGCTGGTCTACCACGCGCGCACCTATACCGAGATCGTCGGCGACCCGCTCTGGAATCCGGACCGCCACACCTTCGTGAAGCCGCTGCGCTGGGACGAACAGGGCATGCCGGTATTCGGCCGTCCCTCCACCTATTGA
- a CDS encoding aldose epimerase family protein: MQTGITQAPFGQLPDGRAITQFTLTNAQGMVARIIDYGGIVTELHAPDRDGNFADVVLGFESLEPYRTDSPYIGALIGRYGNRIRHGRFTLDGREYQLPVNNGNNHLHGGPGGFDRVKWEATVDGASLRLQYRSVDGEMGYPGNLDATVTYTLTDDNELVVTFHAVTDQATPVNLTQHSYFNLAGDGDILGHVLTIEADTFVAIDAESIPTGELTPVTGTPFDFRMPRPIGERIGQPDKQLRHGGGYDHNFALNKPQGKALSRAVRVCEPVSGRVLELWTEEPGVQFYSGNFLDGTLAGKGRSYQYRSGFCIEPQHYPDSPNQPQFPDTILRPGQVYQTESRFRFSVEPGA; encoded by the coding sequence GTGCAAACCGGTATCACGCAAGCGCCGTTCGGCCAGCTGCCCGACGGCAGGGCCATCACCCAGTTCACGCTCACCAATGCCCAGGGCATGGTTGCCAGGATCATCGACTATGGCGGCATCGTCACCGAGCTGCATGCGCCCGATCGCGACGGTAACTTCGCCGACGTGGTGCTGGGCTTCGAGTCGCTCGAGCCGTACCGCACTGACAGCCCCTATATCGGCGCGCTGATCGGCCGCTACGGCAACCGCATCAGGCATGGGCGCTTTACCCTCGACGGGCGCGAATATCAGCTGCCGGTCAACAACGGCAACAACCACCTGCACGGCGGGCCTGGCGGCTTCGACCGGGTCAAGTGGGAGGCCACGGTCGATGGCGCCAGCCTGCGCCTGCAATACCGCAGCGTCGATGGCGAGATGGGCTATCCCGGCAACCTCGATGCCACCGTCACCTATACGCTCACGGACGACAACGAGCTGGTGGTGACTTTCCACGCCGTCACCGACCAGGCGACGCCGGTCAACCTGACCCAGCACAGCTACTTCAACCTGGCCGGCGACGGTGACATCCTGGGCCATGTGCTGACCATCGAGGCGGACACCTTCGTGGCGATCGATGCCGAATCGATCCCGACCGGCGAACTGACGCCGGTGACCGGCACGCCGTTCGACTTCCGCATGCCGCGCCCGATCGGCGAACGCATCGGCCAGCCGGACAAGCAGCTGCGCCATGGCGGCGGCTACGACCACAATTTCGCGCTCAACAAGCCGCAGGGCAAGGCGCTGAGCCGCGCGGTGCGGGTGTGCGAACCGGTATCGGGCAGGGTGCTCGAGTTGTGGACCGAAGAACCCGGCGTGCAGTTCTATAGCGGGAACTTCCTCGACGGTACGCTCGCGGGCAAGGGCCGCAGCTACCAATACCGCAGCGGCTTCTGCATCGAGCCGCAGCACTATCCCGATTCGCCGAACCAGCCACAATTCCCGGACACGATCCTGCGGCCGGGCCAGGTGTACCAGACCGAGTCGCGCTTCCGCTTCTCGGTGGAGCCAGGCGCATGA
- a CDS encoding SMP-30/gluconolactonase/LRE family protein: MMEVLIDAGHELGECVLWCERSGRLLWTDIPAATLWSHSPSTGRTVSWTMPERLCCFALTGSDDRLLLGLASGLAFFTFSTGKVTRICDVEADNPATRLNDGRCDRQGRFVFGMFNQDDNPKRAVGAFYRLHLDLSLERLPLPPAAIANSICFSPDGRRMYFADSQEKAILYADYNPCSAEVGRVHTFVALDAAPGEPDGSTVDAEGYLWSTRWGAGQVIRFAPDGSIDRVLALAAPQPSCPAFGGPDLSTLFVTSAHLGMTDQDRAAAPLSGAVFRHALDVRGLPESRFLHVPAR, translated from the coding sequence ATGATGGAAGTGTTGATCGACGCCGGGCACGAACTCGGCGAATGCGTGCTGTGGTGCGAGCGCAGCGGCCGGCTGCTGTGGACCGACATCCCGGCCGCGACCCTGTGGTCCCATTCGCCGTCGACCGGCCGCACCGTCAGCTGGACGATGCCCGAGCGCCTGTGCTGCTTCGCGCTCACCGGCAGCGACGACCGCCTGCTGCTGGGGCTTGCTTCGGGCCTGGCTTTCTTCACTTTCTCGACCGGCAAGGTCACGCGCATCTGCGACGTCGAGGCCGACAATCCTGCGACGCGCCTGAACGACGGCCGCTGCGACCGCCAGGGGCGCTTCGTGTTCGGCATGTTCAACCAGGACGACAACCCGAAGCGCGCCGTGGGCGCCTTCTATCGCCTGCACCTCGACCTGTCGCTGGAGCGCCTGCCGCTGCCGCCGGCGGCGATCGCCAACAGCATCTGCTTCAGTCCCGATGGACGACGCATGTATTTCGCCGATTCGCAAGAGAAGGCCATCCTGTACGCCGACTACAACCCGTGCAGCGCCGAGGTCGGGCGGGTCCACACTTTCGTGGCGCTTGACGCCGCGCCGGGAGAGCCGGATGGCTCGACGGTCGATGCCGAAGGCTATCTCTGGTCCACGCGCTGGGGCGCGGGGCAGGTGATCCGCTTCGCGCCCGATGGCAGCATCGATCGCGTGCTCGCGCTGGCCGCGCCGCAGCCGAGTTGTCCAGCCTTCGGCGGGCCGGACTTGTCGACCCTGTTCGTCACCAGCGCGCACCTGGGCATGACGGACCAGGACCGCGCCGCTGCGCCGCTATCGGGCGCCGTGTTCCGGCACGCGCTGGACGTGCGCGGCTTGCCCGAGTCGCGCTTCCTGCACGTCCCGGCGCGTTAA
- a CDS encoding epoxide hydrolase N-terminal domain-containing protein, producing MIRRHQVLRNHPFPLSVPQSALDDLQARLARTRLPDPETVDDASQGPRLATLQGLVERWRGGYDWRRAEALLNGLGSHRTVIDGLGRLRPGRFAGRAGGLDPFIRAGRGAGCRRAGPR from the coding sequence ATCATCCGACGCCATCAAGTCCTTCGAAATCACCCTTTCCCGCTCTCGGTTCCCCAGTCCGCGCTCGACGATCTGCAGGCGCGCCTGGCGCGCACCCGTCTCCCCGATCCCGAAACGGTGGACGACGCCAGCCAGGGGCCGCGACTGGCCACGCTGCAGGGTTTGGTAGAGCGTTGGCGCGGGGGCTATGACTGGCGCCGCGCCGAAGCCCTGCTCAATGGCCTGGGTTCGCATAGGACCGTGATCGATGGCCTCGGTCGGCTTCGGCCTGGCCGATTCGCCGGCCGGGCCGGCGGCCTGGATCCATTCATTCGTGCAGGACGCGGCGCAGGATGCCGGCGCGCTGGACCTCGATGA